From the genome of Pieris rapae chromosome 18, ilPieRapa1.1, whole genome shotgun sequence:
ATGTTGTTTACTAAATTTAGACAAACAACAAATGCGGTACAAATTACTAGTAGTTGGATCATCATAATGCCTACTAATAACAGAAATATCTGACGTTTTCGAGTTCTATAATAGTTCACTAAATGACACAAAAGCTTTTTACTTTATACGTAGGTGTTGTAGTAGAAAATACTCGCTCTAACATTTGCAAGTTAAATTGCTGAAGAGTCTTACTTAAGCGGCTCAGTAGGGTTGCTACaaatgcaaatattattatttgatcgttattaaattaatttttcaggtTTACCCCATCATAAATAAtgctatatatgtatgttataaacatatatatttatatatatattttttctaacaggtaaacatacaaataaaacatatacaggataaaataaaaactccaGGAATATTTGCTAAACAGTAAACCACTAAAACAGCGGATTAGGTATGAGAAAGACACTCAACAATGCTTTCTTCAAAAtttcgctttcgagcgatctcttccaggcaaccactgtatTATcgatataaaaaggttttacacACAGTGTAAATACTACTAATCAATTCATAGAGAtaaggtaaattaattttgagacATTTTGTTCATTGAGATTCTGTGATGATGGTCTTAACATCTTATTGCATTGCTGTAAATAGAGTGTAAATTGAATGAATGTAAATGAATGTAAATCTATCTTATGgcatagaaaataaatcaaaccGATGGCAGGCTCACATTATGTTAAATACTGCCGTGGGCATTAATAATGTCAGATAAAAATTTACGTAGAGCATATAAACAGGGCAATGGCAGCCCTATCAACTGACTATTTGAATGCTAATCGCGGCACTCTAccttcttttattatttctcattgttcctttatttattcataaaattctaGCAACTCTTTCTGATACTCTCTTAGGTGTTAGTACATTTTCTTTGACAAGCGTCTAGGTGTATACagaatttaagataaaaagtcTATACAACTTCTGgtttaaaacgttttaaaaaagtttccttttaaaacttatttcaatTACCAGCACCCATTTCAAGCTTATACCCTTATTGCCACTTCTTCCTCATTGTTATTACTAAAGGATATTTGTTTTCCTGAATaggtatattttgtaactctAATATATGTTTTCATTCTCTTTGTCTTCGTTAATTTTTACACCCATATCAGAACTCGCCTTTCCTAGGGACGCAACCATTGCTACGCATTTTATAGGAGTTTCTGCCAGAATAGTGATGTCATCAAGCCTAAGATGACTAAGatgttgttaattttatgGCAAATCTCTTATtcctaaaattatcattattattagttcGTTGATTACTCAGGTCTATTTGTTAGGTCTatgataattagtttttttttcattttaaaataatctaaggCATCTTTTTCCTAATAAATACCTTATGTTTGTCTTTATATAGTAGGTATGTGAATTTTGGTTTCAGTCTCCTTAAGACaagattgtgttttttggaaattctAATGGCTTGCCACTTAAGTTGATGTTGATAGTTTAATTGTTTgtcattgttttgtttttatcttggTTTATTATGAGCCCTAATTTTACGCTCTCCTATTTCAGTGTGTTTATCATTTCCTCTTGTTTGCCACAAATGTTGTTTCAAGAATGACGAGTTAGCCTCCTCCCATTTACCGTGATTCCATGTGCTGGCCAATGTATGTTATCAAAAGTAAGCTGTAGTACCGCAAAAAAATGCTTGGTGACAGAGGATCTCCATGTATTACTCCTCGGCAGATTggtatatttgtttatctttttTCCAATTTTATTCTGCTGGTACTTCCACTAGATGTTTTTAGtactttgatttatttttcatttcattatttcagtCAGCCAGGGCTTTCCATTTAGAGGTATGAGAGATCGTATCGAAAGCTTTAGCGTAGTCGATGAAAGCTACGTATAGTGGTTTGTTGAACTCTTTatgtttttctattgtttgtTGAAGTAGTAGTATGTAGTCTGTTGTTGAAAAGCCCGAACGGAAGCCAGCTTGTTCTAATGGTTGGTGTTCATCCATTTTTGGGGATAATCTGCTTTTTAGAATAAATGtgaataatttgtatacaCTTCAAAGAAGTCTTATCGGTCTATAAATACCTACATCTTTTGGATCTCCTTTTTTGTACAGTAATGTTATATCGGAGTTCTTCCATTGTTCTGGCACCTTACCAGTGTCCaggatattgttttatatcaaTCCTAATTgcgatataaatataaatctgaacTCGTAGGTATTATGTGCACTGCATTCAATAATTTGAGGTTCAATAGATCTATCTAGTTTTCCACCTGTTTCACCCCACCTGTGGGGTTGCCCACACCCCGCCCCTTCATTAGTGACCCTAGCAACGTATTGGGATTACAGTCAATATTTAGTATTCAATTTTTCATCATGGTATACAAAACCAGCTTTCcggttaaaatatatacattggaatttgaattatttgcaATGTGAGaaacattcattaaattttatgaataacatAACAAACTGAAAAGAAGTAACAGTTGTGCACATTTAAGAAtaatctagttttttttttatagaacagggggcaaacgggcaggaggctcacctgatgttaagtgataccgccgcccatagacattctcaatgccagagggctcgcgagtgcgttgccgggccttttaagaattggtacgctcttttcttgaaggaccctaagtcgaattgaattaaatcaaatctCTAGAAAAGGTTTTGGGTGTTATAGCCAGAGATTCATGTATATGTATCTATTTGGTTcacaatttttcttaattgtgAATCCAGTAGATACAATAACATATTCTCCTCCTCATATGATCCTCAAGATATTTTAGGTGACCTCGaagttgttataaatatatgaattgtACCTATTCTATGAAGAGATTTGCAGGCGGAATCCATAATTTGGCGAATGCATGACGTATAAATCTGTTAGGATCGCATTGATAGGTGCGCCTATCGGCGGTCGTTGGCCTCGGCCCGGGAGAGGGTGGCCATCCTGATTATATTCGACACTGTTTCCATTATTACACGATGCGTTATTACATGTTACGACACCAGCTCTTATACACAAATGTCTTGAATTCCTCATATTTCATATAGTATGGTCCAGGGGGTAATGGAGTTTTGTTGGAAAaggatatttttatcaaatcgtATATTATTGTTCTTCATATTGTTATTTGTGTCTTTAGAATACTTTTACACATCAGACGCTATATCGCTATAtgcacatattatatttaacaaactgGGACACATAAgaaccttaaaatattattattgaattaaaaataagattgcagattatgttatattaaattatattatatttcttatatttttattaaactgaatTGTCACAATGGGAATATACTCATTCCTTGTAATACTGAAAAACGGAACAACCCTAATAAAGACGCTACCAAACTAATTTCAACCTTAACACTACGGGTTAGGTTCGTGTTTTCGTAGGAGCAGTAGTTttgcaaaatttaatattatattttgtaggaAACTCGACCTTAAATCAATGCACTAAATGTTATAATCCCACAGTGAGGTAAGGAATTCCTTATTACGAGTGCGCGGACATAAATCGTAATACACAGCTGATGTTTTTAGAAGTAGCGTCTACAAAactcattaatttatatctatataagaaGGCTATCTAATACACAAGAAGTGTGTATGTTTGTTGAATGTTAACAatgttcattattatattagagtagacatttgaaataaaaagtaaatttaaatagatatcTATTTCGTGTTAGGATAATAAAGCAAGTATTGTAAGTAAAATACGTTgtatttaacatacataatatgaattttttagATTATAAGAATTTAAGAAAGGTGGGGCATGGCACAAAAAAGGTTGGGAATCGCTGATTAAAAGAGAATTACAGTGTGGGATCTCATTTTTCTTAAGTAGTGTTCATTGTGCGATTAAAAGAGATAGATCAGTAGATGTTTTATGTGAAATAtagtctaatttatttttatatacaaagcgTTTAAGGTTTTAAGTACTAGAAATTTGAAATAGACTTgctattttctttgttttaacaaatattgaaTGGTGAAATTGTTAACCATGATTCGTGTTTGGAAAATGAAGCAATCATGAATATCGTGGAATGTTTGGAATGGTATTAAACACTGAACTACGATGTTGTAACCCCTTATGTCTAAACATGAATCAACCCTACGGTAATCTCTTGcatatatcaaattttaatgcaaataGCACGCGAACATTGTAaggcattttaaataaaaaatataccaagAATCTGCTCATTGCTTTGAATTGTTTGATAATGTtataagcaaaatattttaaattttgacctactttttacttaatatttacaatattatgtaacatttttttaaaaataatagggtaggaggctcacctgatgtaaaaTGATACAGCTGTTATATTGCTAGAGGGCATCACCTACCTTCTAAGAATTGGTAATCTCTTTTATTTAAGGAAGTAGAATTTTTTCGAAAATACATCGGGGGTTTTACATTATGGTGGTGTACGGCAAAAACTGGCATAAGAAACGCTcagagaatattttgtattctgcttgATGTGCGCTGATACCTAAAGCTCAGCTGCAAGTATTAATCCAAACATCTCCTGTGAAGGGTTCATGCTCCGTGGTAAATTCAGAATATGCAGAGTGACCGTATCAACATCTCCACGCAAAGCCAAGGGACCAAGCCGCTCGGAAAGTGACTGGGTCGTCGACTTTCGGTCGGTTTCCCTCCACCTACTCCACTACACCAAGCTTTTAAAACATAAGGCCTATTTAgccttttcttttaaatgactGCGAATCTGAACTCAATATGTcaaagtatgtatgtatgtatgtattccGACGGtagctgtggctttaaggatTATCTTAGAAGAGAGAAGATCGATAAAGACTGCCTTTTTATCGGGAAACCCGCAAACTTGTGTTCTCCTGGGTTTAAGTTAAACTATATTAACTCGACCCCAGTCCGCGACTATAGCAGAATTTCAACAACTTTGTTCTATTTGATCGAAAACTGTCTAAAGAGAAGTCGCAGTGCCATCGTTCGCAAAGCAATGATaaatatcattgatatgccGAAGAAACAGTTTGGGGGACGGGACACAGCTTCGTTGTATCGTTCACGGGTGTTAGGTCGGAATATACTCCGTCAATGTTCTATTCAAACCACCTTAGAGTCAGACATTTTGgtaatgatttaaaaagtgTACCATAGACACTTCTTCTTCACTGGGCTATTGAAGTGATGCTAAGTATCGTCCGATACTggcatttataataatctaagCGCGTTCGccctacaaataattaaattattattatgtaaaatctcTAAGCATGACTCTCGCGAAACTTTTCATGACGCTTTATACTGTCAGTTGTTTTAACCACACTATGTATCTCTTTGTTTAGGAAAAAGGTTCAAAAAGCGCAAAGAAGGGGCTGCTGTCCCGTTCTCAGGGGGACAGACACACGCGACAAACATGTCCCGACTATATTTTGCTCGCCAATTGTGGAGACTTTCCGGTCATATAAAGTTGGCTCATTTGttggaaacatttttttacattaagttTCGAATTTTACAAGCCACATCAAAATAGTCAAATACTAATAGACTAGAAGAaagaagtattaaaaaatataggatATAGCTGCATCATTCTTGTTATTGTTGCTTTCCGCCTAGGATATGGTCATTATTTACAGATTATACGagaagataaattaataatttctttaaattgaaataaatttaatattagtggCATTACGAACTTTTTAGGTTGGGGCctcaaatttatgtttctgtcacatgatcatttatcaatctaataggcaagtaagtgaaGCCTTCTGTGTCTGTCATATGCCGCAGCCGTTTTTGGGTCTACGGCAAGCTGTTCTCCGCCGTCCTCACGTTGTTTTCCTTCCCTGTTCGAGCAAACGTTAAATGCACAAGAAATTCTATAGGTGCACAACCGGGGCTCGAATGTACGATCTCAGCGTTATGTCAAACGGTTATATAACGCTGAGTCCTATTTACGaaatgaatttgaaaataaagtcCTTTCCATATTTGATTCGCCATTTGTTCCGCATTTGCGCAGTTATAATTAGTTTAGACAGTGTCTTTTATCTCCCTTCGCCAGGGAATTGGTTTACCCTATACTCAAAGagttgtttctttttaatttaaattttattaaaaactagcgGACTCGACATACGTTATTCTGTAtccttaatacaaaatttcaaataaaaagaacaaaaactaaaagtaaCTGATTGTAAATAATCTCACCACATCACATTTTTTGGTCGTAGCATTGTTAATGATAATATCAGCATGATAAGGTCCATCGATcaactttaaaattgtaactGTCTAATTTTCGTTACGTtagttaagtaaataaatgacgTAATGTTACGTTTGCTGTTAGTTACGTTTTGTTATATGTaccatgttttattttacgttgCACAAAAACAGGATAATTATATCCTCTGTCTATCTCCTGGTTTTAGCTACCTTCCCTCCAATTTTCAGCCAAATACAGCTCATTCGTTCTTGAGGGATAAATAGTGTAACTAatacgactttcttttattatacatagatGTTAAGGCTTCACGTACCTTTCTAGTTTTTGGAACTCGTGTTGTAAGCTATTACTAATAGTTAAGTAATAGCTTACAACACGAGTTCCAAGTAAGTAAGTAGTAAATAAGTTCaacttaataatgtttataattaaatacgttGTTGCAAAACTTCGCAATGATGCAAACATGcaagttttttaaatggaaACCTCGACAGAATTAAATTGATCTAGTCTAAATcaactgttttttatttacagaatataaaaagtaaatatttaacaatctatatttctattaattgtataatgaacagaatatatgtaataaaaattgacaATTCACCGACTCCTATTCCATATCAAGGCTGGTTCAACCCTTCATTAGCATTTTAAAACGGGGGTCTCTCGATCATTCACCCCGCAAATTGTCGTAACCCTTAAGTATTATGAGTAAAGTTTAATATCCCTTAACTAGTTCAGATTTCTATCAAAGCACGCTTGACCGGCAAAGGCATCAGCTGGGCTATAGATTGTGTCAGATTgcattgtgtttttttttcttttatcaaAGTTAAGTGCGGCTGTCAAATGTGTGAAATCggatttatgttataaattatgagATAATTGTAATCTGTTATTATTCTGTTTATAGAATAATCCAAAACAGTAGGACAACTTGTGCAATTTGACTTGAACTAGAATCTTAAGGATGACATAGGATTCCTAAGACTTCTATAATATTCGTAGTGcgataattgttattatttgctTGTGTATCAGACGGCCTAACATTTTTCAATACttgcaatttaataatagccTCGTAACTAACTCTAGTTGCATGCAGTTTTGGCAAGCTACGCTTCCTCGTCACAGttcaaatgtattattatacaagCCAAaccaaatcaaataatatctTCGTAAGGTCGGTTTTTCTGTAACAATATCTGTTTGACATTTTCTAGTACGTACACGTGAAGTTTTCAGACAAGAATAACAAATGACCCACAATCCAATCAGACGTAATTTGAAATTGAGTAGATTCAGACGggtgtttaattatttcgaaGTATATTTTAGTGTTGGTGTGAAACGAAATGAATTCCAAGaaaagtaaacataaaaaaccaaaatcaACTAATACTAGTGCAGTTTCAGCTCTTAgtgaaatcaataaaaacttaGAAGAAACTAAAATTGAAGAATTTGTAAGTCATGACAATGATACTTGctcaaaaaatgaaaaagattTGAGTGTTGTTCTGGAAAGTGAAAATGTCTGTACTGAAGATGCACCAATTGCACCTGAAAAAccgaaaagaaaaaaaggaaaaaagaaGAGAGAGGAACGTGCATCtgatattttaagtgtttCTGAAGCACCGAATAATGAAtctgatatttttaatgaacctGAACAAACAGAggcaaatattgataaaggaCATGAAGTCATTGCAACtcgaaagaaaagaaaaggtaagaaaaatactaataagaCCGAAGAAGGGTTTACGGATGTAACACAATCGACACCACATGTCTTTGTGGATGCGTCGGTaagtgaaaatatttcttcaagTGTTAAAAATGCAACTCctataaagaaacaaaagaaaaagaaagaacaTTCAGATAAAACTGAATTAGAATCTTGTACATCGGCTTTTCAAAAGTTGTTGGAACCTGGAGAGTGTCAGCTAGAATCAGATCTATCTGATAACAGTTTTGCAGAGGGTTTGTCGCAAGAAAATATGGATAAATCTAACCAACTATCAGGTGCACTGCAAACaggtaaaaagaaaaagaaaaacaaaaaagacaaGAATAAGCTTGTTGAAGCTATAGCTACGCGTAACCCTTCCTCGGTTGTTatggaagaaaataaaatcgaaAAGTTTGAAGAAATTACTAAGTTAGCTATCGAAGATGCAAAATCAAAAGCTGTTATTGCCAAGCCTGTAGATAAGAAGCGTAAAAATAGGAAATGTGACAATGCATCATCTGCAACTGACATTGAAGAAACAATATCCAATAATCCAATTCCTGAAGaacttaacaaaattattaaagctaATAAGGATGCAGATGTCAGCTTATTAAAATCAGAAGCAAAGCACTCCATGATGGACAATGAGAATTCAGGAAAgcaaagtgaaaaaaatattacattagaaGTAATTTGTAATGAACAAAGTACAGAACAAAGCTGTGAAGATGTTCAAAGTGATAAAACTACGGAGTTTACGGAAGCACGCCCGAGAAAGAAAAAGAGATTTGGTAAACATACTGACAAAgagaatattaaagaaactgAACCAAGTACAGATAAAGAACTTAATAAGAGTGATATGAAGTTAAATATTGCTAGCTGTTCCTTACAAAGTGATTTAAAAGAAGAAGAATCTCATGTAACGCCAGATTTAATACAATACCCACGATCTAGTAGTCAACAGCAATTtgacaacaataataataatatggttATACGTGAAATTAATTCCCCAGATCAGGCACAGCAAGGCATTCCCATTTTAATGTCAGTTCCTATAGTAGAAGGTTCTGGTGAATCTCCAGAAGTAGTATCTAAACAGGATCCATtagatttaaaagttatagAGTTAAAAACAGAAACGTTAAATAACAGTGACAAAGGCCGGCCACTTAAAGAAAATGTTCTTATCCAAGAAGTACAGGAATTAAAAATGACTATTGAAAAATCCCTAGCTGAACTTACTGAATTAGAAAGAAACGACTTAGAAGCTGAAAGAGAATTTGCAGAGGTACTAGAGTATAATTTGAAAGATTCAACTGCGATGCAAGAAGAAAAATcgttaaaagaaattattttaactacacCCTGTGAAATCAACAAGACAGAAAACATTATGCTAGAAGAGATCAACATAATACCAGAATCAGTTGCCGCTCCTGTGtgcccttcaagaaaagataaAAAGAGCAAGACTAAAAAAAAGGGTAAAAAAACACCCGAAGCCTGTAGtgttactactactactactactactactagcGGTATCAATGTAAGTGTATCCAGTTCAAGTAAGAGCGCccaagaaacaaataaaaatgaaaacaaaaataaaaagtcagaTAATCAGGAGACTAAAGGCAAACAGCAGTCTACAAATCTAGACAAACTAGACTCCCAAGAAACATTACCAGCTTCAGTATTACCAGCTCTCTATGAACCAATTGAAAAGTTTGAGGACGCTTTAACGTCGAGTACTGAAGATATTAATGATACATTTGAGATGATCGCTAAAGAGGCAAGTGAATTACCGATTCAGAAAAAGTTGTTCCAAAAACCTGAAATAAGTGTTACTGAACCAGAAGAAGATGCAAAAGCAAAACCTATTAAAGTAAACCCTGCTTCACAGCCAAAAAACTTATTAGGTCATCCCAACATTCCTGCACAATCGAATAAGacagattataaaaaagaaaagaataaaCCGCCGAATACAATGACAGCTAAAGTGAAAGTAAGAGACGCTAATGAAATAGAGAAAGCCCAAACTAAAGACTCTGagacaaaaaacaatttattgaagCAAGCATCTAAGGAATCGTACAGTTACAGAACTACTGAAAACAATGattttgtgtataaatatagttttcgaAAAGTGTTTTTACCAAATTTCTGTCATGTATGTACGAAAGAGTTGGGATCTAGAGTCGCTTGTAAATTTTGCAACTTGTTGTTCTACTGTAGTCAAAAACATA
Proteins encoded in this window:
- the LOC111001368 gene encoding FK506-binding protein 5, with the translated sequence MNSKKSKHKKPKSTNTSAVSALSEINKNLEETKIEEFVSHDNDTCSKNEKDLSVVLESENVCTEDAPIAPEKPKRKKGKKKREERASDILSVSEAPNNESDIFNEPEQTEANIDKGHEVIATRKKRKGKKNTNKTEEGFTDVTQSTPHVFVDASVSENISSSVKNATPIKKQKKKKEHSDKTELESCTSAFQKLLEPGECQLESDLSDNSFAEGLSQENMDKSNQLSGALQTGKKKKKNKKDKNKLVEAIATRNPSSVVMEENKIEKFEEITKLAIEDAKSKAVIAKPVDKKRKNRKCDNASSATDIEETISNNPIPEELNKIIKANKDADVSLLKSEAKHSMMDNENSGKQSEKNITLEVICNEQSTEQSCEDVQSDKTTEFTEARPRKKKRFGKHTDKENIKETEPSTDKELNKSDMKLNIASCSLQSDLKEEESHVTPDLIQYPRSSSQQQFDNNNNNMVIREINSPDQAQQGIPILMSVPIVEGSGESPEVVSKQDPLDLKVIELKTETLNNSDKGRPLKENVLIQEVQELKMTIEKSLAELTELERNDLEAEREFAEVLEYNLKDSTAMQEEKSLKEIILTTPCEINKTENIMLEEINIIPESVAAPVCPSRKDKKSKTKKKGKKTPEACSVTTTTTTTTSGINVSVSSSSKSAQETNKNENKNKKSDNQETKGKQQSTNLDKLDSQETLPASVLPALYEPIEKFEDALTSSTEDINDTFEMIAKEASELPIQKKLFQKPEISVTEPEEDAKAKPIKVNPASQPKNLLGHPNIPAQSNKTDYKKEKNKPPNTMTAKVKVRDANEIEKAQTKDSETKNNLLKQASKESYSYRTTENNDFVYKYSFRKVFLPNFCHVCTKELGSRVACKFCNLLFYCSQKHKDEDWPQHQFLCFVVCTMAHLKEQKFIYGDAKNITGQDYRVLRMQLIISCEKMLRRKLVPWEQEALLYPRICNNSACREWRQDLLTDCQECGQISYCTEHPEHLPLSHQRWCKSYALYQKLVSYQQKLGRLEPKLPTKVMPAEYQMPETMNEVLASLYEEKLDMNDVDYAAVTQIATAPLTAAFCYQTNGKNFGLKGLTKKSTLTIHIVGAELQFEADILNKWEVFFLHIHPDVKDLRVVLISRDLNPSNLPLDLLSKIKLCESCRLSSRRLLFKFIDKKTYQDYFNSDEFLKPDIVCSFNQSIERASIYNGRDHWPSTIKCISKLKTPLLITGYTLNELIRDISRVQKLSNFNVITEPKHNYFASIRPDRNFITDDEMPLLFKNYCYTIVCG